The genomic region ATCGGTGCGGCCGTCGTCGACGGATTGATCTACACGAACTTCTTCAACTTCGACGCCCTGTTCTCGTTTCCCGACTTCTCCCTGCTCTGGGAAGACGATGGTGCAGGCCTCGGCAGCCCGCCGGTGGCCCACGACGGGCTCCTCTATGTGCCGGGGGACTCCTGCGTTCGGTGTCTGGACCCGGCCACCAGGGAGACGCGGTGGAAATCGATGCGGTTCGGGCGGGCGGAGGCGATCCGGGTCGTCGAGGATACGGTCTTCGTCGGCAGTTCGACCTACGCCACGGCGTTCGACAGGGCGACCGGGGAGCTGCGCTGGCAGACCTCGGTCGGCCAGGACACCTCGAATGGGCTTTCGCCCAACCGATTCGCCGTCGAAGCGGACCAGGGTCTCGTCTGGGGGCTCGGGAAGTACAACGTCACTGGCATCGATAGCACGACCGGAGAGGTCGTCGGCCGGGGCGAAGTCGGTGAGTGGGCTGACTGGCTCGCGGCCGACGGCGACCGCGTGGTCGCCGGAAACGTCGACGGCAGGAAGTGCTATCAGGTGCCATGAACGGCCACATCGCACTGGCGCATCCGAGAGACGACCGGCGGAACAGTCGGTATGAAGACACCAGATGGGTGAGAGGAGGTGTGAGATGACGCGACGACGCACCGTCGTCTGTGGCCTCGCGTCGCTTCTCAGCGCCGGCTGCCTCCGGCTCCAAGACACCACCGAGGAGGCCGGGCCGGCCAGGGAGCCGTCGACGACGGGCGAACCCAGCAGTGTGAAGGCCGAGTCGACGACAAGTGTGAAGACCGAGTCGACGACGACCGACGTGACGCCGAAGGTGAAGGAGGTGTGGGAAGAGTCCCGGTACGGGCAGGCCGGGGTCGCCGATGGCACCGACCTCGTCACGACCCGGCGCGTCGGCGTCCAGGTGGCCGCCGTGTCCGACGGGAGCAGGAAGTGGAACCAATCGGTCCCCGGTGACATCGAAGCTGCCTGTCTCCCGGTCGTGACGGACGAGTTCGTGTACGTCGCTGGCCAGGAGCGAGGGGCATCGACGAGCACGGTCAAGAAGTTCCGCCGGGACGGTGGTGCGCTGGCAGCCCAGGCCACGGTCGAACACTCCGAGAACTTCCACGGGGAACCGCAGCTCGTCGACGACCTGCTGGTCGTCGGCGCAGACCCCGGGCACGGTAGTGACCAGGACACGCTGTTCGCGTTCGACGCGGAGACCCTCGACCTCGTCTGGTCCGGCCAGCCCGTCAACGACCAGTTCGTCGGTGCGGTCGTGGTCGACGACACCCTGTTCGCCGGGTTCCACGGCTACGTCGGCGCGTTCTCGCTCCCCGACTTCGAACGCGTGTGGGAGCAGGACCGCAGCGGCGCGACGGGCCCGCCAGTGGCACACGAGGGGACCGTGTACCTGCCGGCAGATACCGAGGTCCAGGCCATCGACGCGGCCAGCCGCGAGACCAGCTGGCGGACACCGATAAACGAACGGACCAGACACGCCCAGGCCGTCGGCGACACGCTGCTCGTCGGTGGAAGGTCGAACCTGTACGCGCTCGATACCGGCACGGGGTCTGTTCGCTGGCGGGGGCACATCGCCTCGGCGACGGACGATTCGAGCACCGCCGCCGGCCCGGAAGGTGTGGCAGTCCAGCCAGCGGCCGGCGTCGTCTGGGGCACCAGTGGTGCGACCGTCACTGGCATCGACATCGAAACCGGAGCCGTCTTCGGGACCATCGAGTTCCCCGAGCGCGCCCGGTGGGTGACCGCGGTCGGCAAGCGTCTCGCGGCTGGAACCGCCGAGCGAACGGCCGGCTACGTCGTCGAGTGAGGCCTGTTCGGGCGCGAGTCGCGACCGAGGACCGCACGGAGGTCACCGGTACCTGCCGGCGGCCAGTCCGTTACTGGGCGTGACGCGATACCTGCCGGTCACGCCGTGACCCTGACGAGTCTGAGCTCGAAGAACGCGTTGACCGGCACGAGGAGCAACCACGAGAGGATACCGAACGTTGGATTCACGAACGCGAGGAGCGCCGCGAGCGTGAAGACCGTCGGCGTCGCCAGGAACCGGGCCGCCTGGAGCAGGACGGTGGGCGAGGTGAGCCCCTCCGCGATGAGATGCCTGCGCGCGGCGTGGACCCACAGGAGCGCGAGGCAGAGGCCCGTCATGGCCTGGACGACCGAGTAGAAGACGACGCCGAACCGGGTCGTCGGATAGGCCGTGAACAGGGCGGTCGCGAAGGGGAGGAACGCCACGAACAGCAGGAAGACGAGGTTGAGCCACAGCACCTTGCGGTCGTGCCCGGTGACGTAGATGAAGACCCGCCGGTGGAGCACCCAGTAGAGGCCGATGACCAGGAAGCTGAGCACGTAGCCGAACAGTTCGTGCCCCTGCTCGAACACCAGTTCGGTGAGGGCACGGTCGGTTGCGCCACCGGTGACGGTCGGGACGGTGAGGTCCAGTACCAGCAGCGTGATGGCGATGGCGATGACGCCGTCACTCAGGGCGACCAGTCGTGCGGTCTCCTCACTCTCGGACTCGTACGCCTTCGCCATACCTTGGTATAGGCCACGGTCACAGAAAGCGCGCACCCCCACCCGGCCAGCGAGTCGTTCCCACCGGGAGAGAATCTGAGACGACTATTCGGTCCGATACGTCGAATC from Haloarchaeobius sp. HME9146 harbors:
- a CDS encoding PQQ-binding-like beta-propeller repeat protein: MTRRRTVVCGLASLLSAGCLRLQDTTEEAGPAREPSTTGEPSSVKAESTTSVKTESTTTDVTPKVKEVWEESRYGQAGVADGTDLVTTRRVGVQVAAVSDGSRKWNQSVPGDIEAACLPVVTDEFVYVAGQERGASTSTVKKFRRDGGALAAQATVEHSENFHGEPQLVDDLLVVGADPGHGSDQDTLFAFDAETLDLVWSGQPVNDQFVGAVVVDDTLFAGFHGYVGAFSLPDFERVWEQDRSGATGPPVAHEGTVYLPADTEVQAIDAASRETSWRTPINERTRHAQAVGDTLLVGGRSNLYALDTGTGSVRWRGHIASATDDSSTAAGPEGVAVQPAAGVVWGTSGATVTGIDIETGAVFGTIEFPERARWVTAVGKRLAAGTAERTAGYVVE
- a CDS encoding TMEM175 family protein, whose protein sequence is MAKAYESESEETARLVALSDGVIAIAITLLVLDLTVPTVTGGATDRALTELVFEQGHELFGYVLSFLVIGLYWVLHRRVFIYVTGHDRKVLWLNLVFLLFVAFLPFATALFTAYPTTRFGVVFYSVVQAMTGLCLALLWVHAARRHLIAEGLTSPTVLLQAARFLATPTVFTLAALLAFVNPTFGILSWLLLVPVNAFFELRLVRVTA